In a single window of the Bradyrhizobium erythrophlei genome:
- a CDS encoding DUF1214 domain-containing protein: MLPTFPEGNVQRQDGSLTLYGGAKSPGVDRESNWLPASGPFSLYIRAYWAGEPHPRWSVETAACQASTIGSSLRRARRGSEMRTRTIYRTSVVGTFRTCPGGLTTSAPAVQADLAESTIGAGWRHRLLA; encoded by the coding sequence ATGCTGCCAACGTTCCCTGAAGGGAATGTTCAACGTCAGGACGGTTCGCTGACGCTGTACGGCGGCGCCAAATCGCCGGGCGTAGACAGGGAGAGCAACTGGCTGCCCGCGAGTGGCCCGTTCTCGCTTTACATTCGCGCCTACTGGGCCGGGGAGCCCCATCCTCGATGGTCGGTGGAGACCGCCGCTTGTCAAGCGAGTACAATAGGCAGTTCACTACGGCGTGCGCGACGTGGTTCCGAGATGCGAACGAGGACGATATATCGAACGTCGGTTGTTGGCACTTTTCGGACATGCCCTGGTGGTCTGACGACGTCTGCTCCTGCGGTGCAAGCGGACCTCGCAGAATCCACGATCGGCGCGGGATGGCGGCACCGCTTGCTCGCATAA
- a CDS encoding carboxymuconolactone decarboxylase family protein, with protein sequence MSVQTETLGGRLPLLDPSTLSTAQKETYERLNGTWIPWASAVPFQSKLEDGRLIGPFNPILFSPAISSSFLDLQETEQNNTSLNQRVRQVVILAVGAVWKSNYELYAHAAAARRAGISEDAIRTLTSGGLPDELSEQEKIAQRYALHLSAGHHVDAALYSAAEHAFGQRGLVEITYLIGIYHTVCALLNAFEIPAPGSQAQRPS encoded by the coding sequence ATGTCAGTTCAAACCGAAACGTTGGGCGGTCGCCTGCCCTTGTTAGATCCCTCGACGCTGTCGACAGCGCAAAAAGAAACCTATGAGCGGCTAAATGGGACATGGATTCCATGGGCCAGCGCCGTTCCTTTCCAGAGTAAGCTTGAGGACGGGAGACTTATAGGTCCGTTCAATCCGATACTCTTCAGCCCCGCCATTTCCTCAAGCTTTTTGGATTTACAGGAAACCGAGCAAAACAACACGTCGCTGAACCAGCGAGTCCGCCAAGTGGTGATCCTCGCCGTCGGCGCGGTGTGGAAATCGAACTACGAGCTTTACGCTCATGCCGCGGCAGCCCGAAGGGCCGGCATCTCGGAGGACGCAATCCGAACGCTGACGAGCGGTGGCCTACCGGATGAACTGAGCGAACAGGAGAAGATCGCGCAACGTTATGCGCTGCACCTTTCAGCCGGGCACCATGTTGACGCGGCTCTTTACAGTGCAGCCGAGCATGCTTTCGGACAGCGTGGATTAGTGGAAATCACATATCTCATCGGTATCTACCACACCGTCTGCGCGCTGTTGAATGCATTCGAAATCCCGGCTCCTGGCTCGCAAGCCCAACGACCCTCATGA
- a CDS encoding LysR family transcriptional regulator, which yields MDFRQLRYFAVVAQHGHFGRAASTLHVAQPALSRQIRLLEEELGVQLFERHPRGASPTEAGLVLLDRATFILRYLEQVRNDVTATQRDPRGAVALGMSPGLALTLALPLFEEISSRFPGVQLQIVEDYTEALHDRLLQGTVDLAILNGPHLETPNLVTTALMEEQICLIGLATNPHLPKHSIDVRALSKIPLVLAGVAKAGVREVVETAAARAGVKLEPKLEVQSLEVAKRIISQGKLCTAHFAAPTKADIDSGHLRAVPIKGMFLPRFIARASDRPPSRATIVLAEIIQAVSRELVASARWPHAKLTIEL from the coding sequence GTGGATTTTCGGCAGCTTCGTTATTTTGCTGTCGTCGCCCAACACGGCCATTTTGGACGGGCAGCATCTACGCTGCATGTCGCTCAACCCGCCCTAAGTCGTCAAATCAGGCTTCTTGAAGAAGAACTCGGTGTTCAACTCTTTGAGCGGCATCCGCGGGGAGCCTCCCCCACTGAAGCAGGCCTTGTGTTGTTGGATCGTGCGACGTTCATCTTGCGCTACCTCGAGCAAGTGCGAAACGACGTGACCGCAACCCAGCGCGATCCACGCGGTGCTGTGGCACTCGGCATGTCGCCGGGTCTTGCACTCACGCTGGCGCTTCCGCTCTTCGAGGAGATCAGCTCGCGTTTTCCTGGCGTCCAATTGCAAATCGTCGAGGACTACACGGAAGCCCTACACGATCGTCTCCTCCAAGGGACGGTGGATCTGGCGATCCTCAATGGGCCGCATCTGGAAACACCCAATCTCGTGACCACGGCGCTGATGGAAGAGCAGATCTGCCTGATTGGCCTCGCGACAAATCCGCACCTACCCAAGCATTCGATTGACGTTCGTGCGCTGTCAAAGATTCCTCTTGTTCTCGCGGGCGTCGCCAAGGCCGGCGTCAGGGAAGTCGTCGAAACGGCTGCCGCGCGTGCAGGCGTAAAGCTTGAGCCAAAGCTCGAGGTACAGTCCCTGGAGGTAGCAAAGAGAATTATTTCTCAGGGCAAGTTGTGCACGGCGCATTTCGCCGCGCCGACCAAGGCTGATATTGATAGTGGCCACCTTCGGGCAGTGCCGATCAAGGGGATGTTTCTCCCCAGGTTCATCGCGCGTGCTTCGGATCGTCCACCGTCGCGCGCAACCATAGTCCTCGCCGAGATTATCCAGGCGGTGTCGCGCGAACTGGTTGCCAGTGCGCGATGGCCGCATGCGAAGCTCACTATCGAATTGTAA